In Armatimonadota bacterium, a single genomic region encodes these proteins:
- a CDS encoding NADH-quinone oxidoreductase subunit A: MGSYIGILALMGLAAFLCAVFATISWLLGPKRNTSYKNAPYECGVAPVGDARERFPIKFYLVAIIFILFDIEVVFLWAWMTVYKGGTAEFIKFTFFEFLAFMATWVLAYAYILKVKAIDWDEPEADPKEFQEAA, encoded by the coding sequence ATGGGATCGTACATCGGCATCCTCGCGCTCATGGGACTCGCAGCATTTCTCTGCGCGGTCTTTGCCACCATCAGTTGGCTTCTGGGACCAAAGCGAAACACCTCTTATAAAAATGCTCCGTACGAGTGCGGTGTTGCTCCCGTCGGTGACGCTCGCGAGCGATTCCCGATCAAGTTTTATCTCGTTGCGATCATCTTCATCTTGTTCGATATTGAAGTGGTCTTCCTTTGGGCTTGGATGACTGTTTACAAGGGCGGAACGGCCGAGTTCATTAAGTTCACGTTCTTCGAGTTCCTGGCGTTCATGGCGACTTGGGTTCTGGCTTATGCGTATATTTTAAAGGTGAAAGCAATCGATTGGGACGAGCCCGAAGCCGATCCTAAAGAGTTCCAGGAGGCGGCGTAA
- the trpD gene encoding anthranilate phosphoribosyltransferase, translating to MEFGPLLGKVANREHLSLAEASSLMKSLIKDATPVQIGATLTALQMKGVTNDEIAGFARTLRADCVSVVSPVKNHIDTCGTGGGVSSFNVSTAAAIIAAGAGATVAKHGNRAITGRCGSADVLEAIGVPLCETPEDASRRLNELGFAFLFAPKFHPSGAKMAPIRKELPFRTVFNVLGPLLNPAGARRQIVGVWEPGLLSMVAEALVRLDTEFAIVVHGEPGMDEISPISVTQVRVVENGEVRREEWTPATFGAKPVDLSALLSGETPLDNGQLLEEAVTQVSSQKCLAVLPSAAVAVRLAGLADDWKGAYELALETVRSGASASKLERLKADA from the coding sequence ATGGAATTTGGACCGTTGCTTGGTAAAGTTGCAAACCGGGAGCACCTCTCGCTCGCCGAGGCCTCCTCCTTGATGAAGAGCCTCATCAAAGATGCGACTCCGGTGCAAATTGGCGCGACGTTGACCGCGCTCCAGATGAAAGGAGTTACTAACGACGAAATTGCGGGCTTCGCTCGAACTCTTAGGGCAGACTGCGTTTCAGTCGTTTCCCCGGTCAAGAACCATATTGATACATGCGGAACAGGCGGCGGAGTCTCCTCGTTCAACGTTTCGACTGCAGCGGCGATTATCGCCGCTGGCGCCGGGGCGACGGTTGCTAAGCACGGCAACCGAGCGATCACCGGTCGTTGTGGTTCAGCAGATGTTCTGGAAGCGATCGGAGTTCCACTCTGCGAGACGCCGGAAGATGCTTCTCGGCGGCTCAATGAACTCGGGTTTGCCTTTTTGTTTGCGCCAAAATTCCATCCTTCAGGAGCCAAGATGGCTCCGATTCGGAAGGAGCTTCCTTTCCGAACAGTGTTCAATGTTCTCGGGCCTCTTTTGAATCCAGCTGGTGCACGTCGCCAGATCGTTGGAGTTTGGGAGCCGGGGCTGCTTTCGATGGTGGCCGAAGCACTCGTTCGCCTTGATACCGAGTTTGCGATTGTCGTGCACGGCGAGCCGGGGATGGACGAGATCTCTCCAATCTCGGTGACTCAGGTTCGGGTCGTTGAGAACGGGGAAGTGAGAAGGGAAGAGTGGACGCCGGCGACTTTCGGGGCGAAGCCGGTTGATCTCTCGGCTCTGCTTTCGGGAGAGACTCCATTGGATAACGGGCAGCTATTGGAAGAGGCGGTCACCCAGGTTTCTTCTCAGAAGTGTTTGGCGGTTTTGCCGAGCGCGGCGGTTGCGGTTCGGCTGGCCGGACTGGCCGATGACTGGAAGGGGGCATACGAACTGGCTCTGGAGACGGTTCGGAGCGGGGCCTCTGCGAGCAAGCTTGAGCGGCTGAAGGCGGACGCTTGA
- the trpC gene encoding indole-3-glycerol phosphate synthase TrpC, whose protein sequence is MTILEKIFATKREEVALARQVISVEELRERALRFEPRGFRAALMAAPKPALIAEVKKGSPSMGEIRADFDPVAIAQSYERAGATCLSVLTDVQYFQGSPTYLREVRTAVSLPLLRKDFVFDTYQLDEARAWGADCVLLIVAGLERGLLTDLYHEAKHRLLDVLVEVHDEAETEFAVELGADMIGINNRDLRTFKTDLSTTSRLIQLIPDGVLKVSESALESAEDVRAVHGMGADAVLIGTAFCASSDIEGKVREVIGR, encoded by the coding sequence TTGACGATCCTGGAGAAGATTTTTGCCACCAAGCGCGAAGAAGTTGCACTGGCTCGGCAGGTGATTTCGGTTGAGGAACTTAGGGAACGAGCACTGCGCTTTGAGCCTCGCGGTTTCCGCGCAGCGTTGATGGCGGCACCCAAGCCGGCTCTAATCGCGGAGGTGAAAAAGGGCTCTCCTTCGATGGGCGAAATTCGAGCGGACTTTGATCCGGTTGCAATTGCTCAAAGCTATGAACGGGCTGGGGCGACTTGTCTGTCGGTTCTGACGGATGTTCAGTATTTTCAGGGTTCGCCGACCTATCTGCGTGAGGTTCGGACAGCGGTGTCGTTGCCGTTGCTTCGGAAAGATTTTGTGTTTGACACTTATCAGTTAGATGAGGCACGGGCTTGGGGGGCGGATTGTGTTCTCCTAATTGTCGCTGGCTTGGAGCGGGGGCTGTTGACTGATCTCTATCATGAGGCGAAGCATCGGTTGTTGGATGTTTTGGTCGAGGTGCACGATGAAGCGGAGACGGAGTTTGCGGTTGAGTTGGGGGCGGACATGATTGGAATTAACAACCGTGACCTTCGGACGTTCAAGACAGATCTTTCGACGACTTCGCGGCTGATTCAGTTGATTCCGGATGGGGTTCTGAAAGTTTCGGAGTCGGCTCTGGAGAGTGCGGAAGACGTTCGGGCGGTGCATGGGATGGGGGCGGATGCGGTTTTGATCGGGACGGCGTTTTGTGCTTCCTCGGACATTGAAGGGAAAGTTCGCGAGGTTATAGGTCGGTGA
- a CDS encoding phosphoribosylanthranilate isomerase, producing MTRVKICGLTNERDARMAIEFGADAVGFVHEPSSPRCVTETDTAWLQKLPPVPIKVAVFGRVTGVAFRGLFDLVQGAEWEEYPEPSTKRIHTLRVRVGQKPADYVQQTVNASALLLDAYKDGVYGGTGLVLDWGFAAEFVALADRPVILAGGLTPDNVADAVRRVRPFMVDVSSGVEEAVGRKDLGAVRAFIDAARLA from the coding sequence GTGACGCGGGTTAAGATCTGCGGGCTGACCAACGAGCGGGACGCTCGGATGGCGATTGAGTTTGGAGCAGACGCGGTCGGGTTTGTGCATGAGCCTTCGTCGCCTCGGTGCGTCACGGAGACCGATACGGCTTGGTTGCAGAAGCTGCCGCCGGTTCCGATCAAGGTTGCGGTTTTCGGGCGAGTGACGGGGGTGGCATTTCGGGGCTTGTTCGATTTGGTTCAGGGAGCAGAGTGGGAGGAGTATCCGGAGCCTTCGACGAAGCGGATTCATACTTTGCGGGTTCGGGTGGGGCAGAAGCCAGCGGACTATGTTCAGCAGACGGTGAACGCCTCGGCGTTGTTGTTGGATGCATACAAAGATGGTGTTTACGGCGGGACGGGTCTGGTTTTGGACTGGGGTTTTGCCGCAGAGTTCGTGGCTCTGGCCGATCGTCCAGTGATTTTGGCGGGCGGGTTGACGCCAGATAATGTTGCAGACGCGGTGCGTCGGGTGCGGCCGTTTATGGTCGATGTTTCTTCGGGGGTTGAAGAAGCGGTCGGGCGGAAGGACTTGGGCGCCGTTCGGGCATTTATCGATGCGGCTCGACTGGCTTGA